The Scyliorhinus canicula chromosome 11, sScyCan1.1, whole genome shotgun sequence genome contains a region encoding:
- the ndufa12 gene encoding NADH dehydrogenase [ubiquinone] 1 alpha subcomplex subunit 12: MADILPVFKRGWTQFWSHGGIRGAFWKLLRTSELKTGKYVGEDKYGNKYYEDKRYFFGRHRWVEYTSEMNGKNTFWEVDGSMVPPEWHCWIHCTTENPPSTHPPVDRKFIWKTHQFNVSGTAEQYVPYSTTRKKIHEWVPPQTSGK; encoded by the exons ATGgcggacattctccctgtgtttaaacGGGGTTGGACCCAGTTTTGGAGTCATGGCGGGATCCGAGGCGCCTTCTGGAAGCTCTTGAG AACAAGTGAGCTCAAAACTGGGAAATATGTTGGTGAAGACAAGTATGGTAACAAATATTATGAAGACAAACGATACTTCTTTG GTCGACATAGATGGGTTGAATATACCAGTGAGATGAATGGGAAGAACACATTTTGGGAAGTAGATGGGAGCATGGTCCCTCCAGAATG GCATTGCTGGATTCATTGCACTACTGAGAATcctcccagcacacaccctcctgTCGATCGGAAATTTATCTGGAAGACTCATCAGTTTAACGTGAGTGGTACAGCGGAGCAGTACGTACCTTATTCAACTACCCGCAAGAAGATTCACGAATGGGTCCCACCACAAACCAGCGGCAAATGA